The following proteins come from a genomic window of Megalobrama amblycephala isolate DHTTF-2021 linkage group LG1, ASM1881202v1, whole genome shotgun sequence:
- the LOC125276660 gene encoding uncharacterized protein LOC125276660, with product MDFSGLIPGYPLILELPLVSQTCSREWNRVLFIHSPTFGTSGVNETHVFISSGENVCVPCNNTLSDCTSTHWIYYNRFRHSAVELIVDGIKKKNTKRHERLSLGSDCSLNIKNVTKKDSGSYTCQQFVNGEKQGTDAHVLLHVLHVSVSPSSSSSSSSSSSSSQTEISPGRSVTLSCQLYSDYRSFCDDWVRSVGFHLLWVNQAGVDLKTDSRYQILFSSDHCIITLTTTLLNEDDNREWRCQLTLRNQLQTSVRYTVKYSVVPSTTASTLTPTSLVIVIVVASFAVLLPALILWMIRRKRDDNRRGTDDSEELIYDETYTVVTYTEDYSKNKPERRRFAVMIK from the exons ATGGATTTCTCTGGGCTAATCCCCGGATATCCACTCATCCTAGAACTGCCCCTGGTGTCCCAAACTTGCTCAAGAGAGTGGAATAGAGTGCTGTTTATTCATTCCCCGACCTTCG GTACCAGTGGAGTGAATGAGACTCATGTGTTCATCAGTTCTGGTGAAAATGTCTGTGTGCCCTGTAATAATACTCTTTCTGACTGTACATCAACACACTGGATTTATTATAACAGATTCAGACATTCAGCAGTTGAACTGATTGTTGATGGgataaagaagaaaaacacaaagagaCATGAGAGACTGAGTCTGGGGTCTGACTGCTCTCTGAACATCAAGAACGTCACAAAAAAAGATTCTGGatcttacacctgccaacaatttGTGAATGGAGAAAAACAAGGAACTGATGCACATGTTTTACTGCATGTTCTTCATG TTTCAGTgtctccatcatcatcatcatcatcatcatcatcatcatcatcctcacagACTGAGATCAGTCCAGGTCGctctgtgactctctcctgtcaGTTGTATTCTGATTATAGATCCTTCTGTGATGATTGGGTTCGTTCTGTGGGATTTCATCTGTTGTGGGTGAATCAGGCTGGTGTTGATCTGAAGACAGACTCCAGATATCAGATATTATTCTCATCAGATCACTGTATCATCACTCTGACtacaacactcctgaatgaagaTGACAACAGAGAGTGGAGATGTCAGCTTACTCTCAGAAATCAACTCCAGACCTCAGTCAGATACACTGTCAAGTATTCAG ttgtacCATCAACTACAGCATCAACACTGACTCCAACCTCTCTAG TGATTGTGATTGTTGTCGCTTCATTCGCTGTTCTCCTTCCTGCTCTTATTCTCTGGATGATTCGCAGAAAAAGAGACG ATAACAGAAGAGGAACTGATGACTCTGAG GAGCTGATATATGATGAGACTTACACTGTGGTCACTTATACTGAGGACTACAGTAAAAACAAGCCAGAAAGAAGAAG GTTCGCTGTGATGATAAAGTGA